ATTAAAGCCGCTTCTCAAAAAATGAAACATCGTGCCTCAAAAGAAGGAGGGAAAGAGCATGGGAAATAATCAATCATCTGCGTCTGCTGGATCCGTTGCGTTAGCGTTTTTAAGTGGTGCGCTGGTCGGAGCCGTTGGGGCCTTCTTGCTGGCCCCACAGGGGGGACGTGAATCGCGAGAGCGTCTTGTGGGGTATGCACGACGGACCGGCGAGGATATTCGCGATCTTCGAGAGAAGGCCACCGATGCGTTGGATGAAGTGGTATTGAAGGGGAGGGACTTTGTGGACGAAGCATCTTCCGCCGTGAAAGAGGCCATCGAAGCTGGACGTGAAGCCATGCGTCGTGAACGCGATCAGAATACGCACGATTACACCCTTTAATCTAGAGGATTCCGCACTTAGACTATGTCGTACGAGGTGGTGATCGGCGTTGAGGTACATGCTCAACTCCGGACTCAATCAAAATTATTTTGTTCGTGTGGGACAGTGTTTGGAGGTGAACCAAACACCCAAACATGTCCCGTATGCTTGGGCATGCCAGGCTCACTGCCCGTATTGAATCGCTTGGCCGTCGATATGGCTATTCGCGTCGGTCTTGCGTTGCAGTGCACGATTCGAACGGACAATCACTTCGCCCGTAAGAATTATTTCTATCCTGACCTGCCGAAAGGCTACCAAATTTCACAATATGAAGCGCCCATCTGTGAGAATGGTTGGCTTGACATCGACTCCGCATCCAAAGTCAAACGGGTACGAATCCGCCGGGCTCATCTTGAAGAAGATGCCGGAAAAACGGTTCATCAGCCTCAAGGGCAAGATAGCTATGTTGATCTCAATCGAACGGGAACGCCGCTCCTGGAAATTGTCACGGAACCCGATCTGCGTTCCGGGGATGATGTAGATACCTATCTACGCTTGCTGCGGGACATTCTGATGTATCTAGACGTATGTGACGGCAATATGGAGCAGGGGAATTTGCGTTGCGAACCAAATATTTCTTTGCGTCCTGTTGGGGCTCAGGACTTTGGGACCAAGGTT
The genomic region above belongs to Nitrospirales bacterium and contains:
- a CDS encoding YtxH domain-containing protein; the protein is MGNNQSSASAGSVALAFLSGALVGAVGAFLLAPQGGRESRERLVGYARRTGEDIRDLREKATDALDEVVLKGRDFVDEASSAVKEAIEAGREAMRRERDQNTHDYTL